CCGGCCGCCCCCCCCATCCACTGGGTGACACGGCTGGATTCTTCTCCTTGAGACCTACCCGCCCCCTCTGAATACAGTCGGCACTCCAACCATCTCCCGGAAGGAGGCGCATGGAGCTGACGGCGGATGACGAGGTGGAGCCCCGAAGCACCCGCAAGCCGAGGTGGCTGCTCACGGGCACCCTGGTGGTGCTGGGGCTGGGCGGCTGGATGGCCACCCGGTCCATCAGCTCGCTGGTGGAGCGCACGGAGCAGTTGGAGCGCGAGGCGGCCGAGTCCGAGGCCCGGGTGGCGGAGTTGCAGGTGCTCCGCGACAGCATGGCCCGGAGGTTGCGCGTGCTGGAGCAGCAGCAGCGCACGGAGGCGGCGCAACGGGTGGCCTCGGCGCGGCGGCAGGGGGAGGCGGGAGTGAAGCTCGCGCGGCGCGAGGCGGCGCGCGGGGAACTGGAGTCCTTATTACAGCCCGAACGGGAGCGCGGGGCCGCCTTCCTGGAGGAGTCCGAGGGCCAGCTCCGGGTGGGGTTGGCGGATCCGCTGCTCTTCACCCCGCGCGGCACGGCACTGACCCCCGAGGGCACGGAGTTGCTCACCCGGGTGGGTGCGAAGCTGGCCGTGGAGGGTCATGTCATCCAGGTGGCGGTGTACACCGACGCCCTCCCCGAGCCCTCCTCGTCGGGTTGGGAGCTGTCGGCGGCCCGGGCGGTGACGGTGACGCGCTTCCTGGCGGAGACGGTGAAGCTTCCCCCGGAGCGGCTCGTGGCCATGGGCCATGCGCTGCCCCCGGCCTCGGCATGGATGGAGCAGGGCCCCGGGGTGGAGCGCACCCGGCGGCTGGAGCTGCGGCTGGTGCCCGCGCCCCGCTCCCCGGGCCACGACCGGCCCCGGGGGTAGGACCCGGAAGAAGGGAAACCGCCCTCGGGACCCGGGCCGGGTCCCGAGTCCCCCGGACCCTCACGTGCCCTGCAGTCCCTCGGAGGCCGCGTTCAGGGGCGACGCGGGCTCGTTCTCCTGGGTGGTGCCGACTTCCGCCTTCTTGCCACGGCGCTTGGGCGGCGGCGCGAGCTTGGGTGCCGAGCCGAACAGCCGCTCGTAGGTCTCCGGGGTGTTGATGTTGACGATGACCCCCGGATCCTTCACGGGGATGCGGCGCAGTTGCAGGCCGCGCACGGCGCCCTCCAACTGGGCCTCCCCCGCCGTCTCCCGGAGCCGCTCGGCGGTCGCGCGCGACAGGAGCAGCGGATAGCCCGGCGCCCCCTCGAACTCGGGACGCAGCCCCTCCGTGGACTCCCCGAGCGCCTTGAGCAGCGACTTGAGGGTGGTGGCGCGCACGGCCGGCATGTCCACCGGGTGGATCAACACCACCTCCGCGCCCTCTTCCAACGCCGTGTCCAGGCCGGCCTTCACCGAGCTGAACTGGCTGTCGTTCCACCGGGTGTTCTCCACCAGATGAACGGCCGGGTGCTGCTCGCGCACCGCCTCCGCGTCCTTGCCCACCACCGCGAGGACGGAGCAGCCCGCCTTGCTGAACGTCGATGAGAGTGATTGGAGAAAGCTCTTGCCCCCTTCGTGCTCGATGAGCGCCTTGGAATGGCTCATCCGCCTGGCTTCACCCGCTGCGAGAATGACCGCGATGACCTTCATGGCCCACGCCTCCTTCTAGCCCCCATCGGTTGGCGTGGGGGCGACCCATTACACCCTGGCAAGCCCGGAAGCTTCTGGCCGCGACCCCCAGGGCAGGTCGTCAGGAAGAAGGCACTTGGTGAACGCGAGATGTTCACCAGGAGGCCTCTCTTCAATTCAGTGCACCCAGGTCGAGCGCGACCCCTGTCCTTCAGGGACAAAGGCCACGCGCGGAGGACGCGCCGCTGCAATTCCTTCCGAGGCCAGCGCCGCGCGCGCCGTCAGAATTTCAGTCATCCGGGCCAGCGGCAGCGTGTTGCCCAGGCGACGCAGCTCCTCGAGCGTGACGTGCCCGAGCACCTCGCCGTGCCGCTCCTCCACCACCGGCAACAGGTGCACCCCATAGCGGTGCATCACCTCGAGCGCCCGCATCACCGTGTCGCGCGGGTAGAGGATGATGTCAGGCATTGCTTCGACTTGGGTCTCGATCCTGTTCGTCATCGCGGCGACCTCCGGTGAAAAGCCATCCAGTGGTCTGAAGCCTTAGCAATCTCCTTGCCGCCCCCAGGTCTCGCGGGAGGACCCACCCGGGTGGGTCCTCGTCCGCTCGCTTCCCCGCCTGCCCCTCTACTTCTTCTTCACCGACTCCACGAGCTTGCGGAAGCCCTTCTCCGCGCCGGCCACCGTGCGCTCGGAGCCCGTGAGCTTGAAGAACAGCGGACCCTCGGGACCCTCGACGATGGCGCCCAGCAGACGCGAGCCCGGCTTCGGTGAGGAGGGACCCATCATCGGTCCGCCCCCGGTGTAGGTGCCCTTCACGTCCACCGTGGTGACGGCGAGCCCGTTGAGCGTCTCCTTCTTCGTGCGCACGTCCTTGTCCGTGAGCGCCGAGCCGTCCGCCTTCTGGAACTGCCCCACCCAGCGCTTCACGTTGGCGTCCACCGCGCCGCCCTGCCCCTGGCCGAAGTAGAAGACGGCCAGCTCCGCCGGCTCCGTGTCTCCCTTCGCGGGAGCAATCCGATAGGTCGCCGCCCGCATGGGCCGCGCCGGCAGGGCCTCCCAGTCCTTGGAAGCCGTCCACGTCAGCCCGCCCGCCTCCGCCCCCGCCGCCCGCGGGGCCGGCTGCGCCGCCGCGGGAGGAGCCTTCTGCGTCTGGGCCTGCGCCAGGCCCACCGCCGCCACGAGCGTCATCGCACCGAGGAATCGTTTCATGCCCCCGAACCTAATGCCAAAACGACCTCCTGGCATGAACCGTTTCCCTTCCCGCGCCGCGTGGCCGTGGACCTCGCGACGCCGGAACACCTCTGCTAGAGGGGCTCGGGTCAATCCACAGGTCAATCACTCGGAGAGGTGGACGTGAGCCGCCAGAAGCCCGGACGCAACGAGCCCTGCCCTTGCGGCAGCGGCAAGAAGTACAAGGTCTGTCACGCCGCCGAGGACCGGGCGCGCGAGGCGGCGGCTCCTCCCCCGCCGTCCCGGCACCCGCTCGCCGGAGACCTCCAGGCGGCCATGGAGCTGCTGCGCGGCGAGGACCTGTCGCGCGTCTCCTCCACCCTGGAGCACCTGGGCAAGCTGCTCGCCGAGTGGGGGCCCGTGCCCAGCCTGCGCTTCGACGCCGAGCGCTTCCACGCGCACGTGTCGCGGCAGCTCGATGAGCTCACGGAGGCCGTCGAGCGCGACCCCGCCCAGGCACGCCACATGCTGCGGCTGAGCACCGTGCGCGAGCTGGGCACCCGCGCCTTCCTGGAGAAGCTGCGCGCCACGCTGCTCGCGCGCGCCACCACCGCGGGCCTGTCCGCCGAGGACCGCCAGGCGCTGTGCCTCGGCGCCCTGCTCGCCTCCACCCCCAAGGACGGCCGCGTCCGCGCCGAGGATCGCCCGGTGCTCGACGTGCTGTTCAACGTGCAGTGGCGCGAGTGGGGCAACCAGCATGGGCAGAAGCTCGCCGCGGGCCTGGAGGCGCAGGACACGGACCTCCCCGAGGAGGCGCGCGAGGCGCTGCGCAAGGCGAGCGAAGGGGAGATGGAGGCCCTGGTGAAGTACGTGGAGTCGGATCCAGGACTCGCCGCGCGCATCGCCCAGGAAGCCCGCGAGCGCGCCACGCGCGTGGAGGCCCTCATGCGCCAGCCGAACACGCCCTCGCTGCTCGCTCCCGAGGAGCAGGTGTGGCTCACCGCCGTCCTCTGGGAGCCCTTGAGCGCGCTCAAGTCCCCGGACATGGACGCGAAGACCCGGAGCGCCGCGGTGGTCACCTTCCTGGGCGCCGTGCGCAAGGCCCTGGACGCGGACAAGGACTTCCTCACCCACCTCCTCGAGCGCGTGCGTACCCGCGCCAGGGACACCACGCTCGATGACGCGGCGCGCGCCTTCTTCACCGAGGCCGCCGTGGCCTTCGAGGCCGAGCCCGTGCGCATGGTGCTCGCCGCCATCCTCACCTCGCGCGCCGAGCCCGAGGCCCGCTCGGCCGAGGAGCAGGTGGTGCGCGCGGACCTGGAGGCCAAGACGCGCTGGACGGCCGAGGACCTCGAGCCCTACCGCGCGCTGCTCGCGAGCATGAACCTGCCCGCCGCCACCGAGCGCATCCACCGGGCCCAGGAGTGGCTGCGCGCCCATCCCATCGAGCTGCCCCCCGCGGGCGCGTGAAGGCCCGCGGGGACACCGAGTCATCCGACTACGGGTGCGTCTCGACGTAGAGGTGCGAGCCACACGGATGATCCCCCGCGGCCACGTCGGCGAGGGTGATGTTGTTGCCCGCGGAGTTCTTCGGGTAGCCGGTGAAGGTCTGCGGCCCCGTGATGAACTGCGTGAGTCCACCCGTGGCCCAGTACTGGGGATAGGTGGCGGACGCCGGGGGCGTCGAGGTGAGCGTGAGGTTGGCGCCGCAGTAGGCGGGCGCGCCCGGCGGGAACTCCACGGACAGCTTCAGGGCGGTGCTGGCGCGCAGGTTGGTGAGCGCGATGAACGACGTGCCGGAGCCCGACGCCAGCGTCTTCGACTTGGGCGTCCCGCTCACGGTGTTCTGCTCGAAACCCACCTCGATGCCGGGCTCGGGCGTGGTGCCCGGGGGCGGGTTGTAGCAATCCAGGGGGATGTTCACGAACTCGATGAGGGTGCACGCGGGGGTGGTCACCTCGATGTCCGCGTTCCACGTGCCCAGGCCGTCACCGGGAAGGATCTCTCCCTTGCGCTGGCCGACGATCTTCAACGAGGTGCCCGAGGTGGAGAACTGGGCGTTCGCCGCCTGCTCCTTCCACAGACCCGTGAGCGGATCGAACAGCCAGATGGCGGCCCGGCACGTCCCGTTGAGCACGCACGCGGGCATGGTTCCCCCCACGGCCGCGGGGACGGGGATGCGCACGTCCAGGGTCCTGCCGGGAATCAAGCTCAGGGTGTTGCCCCTGGCGTCCACCGCCGCCAGCGTCACCGCGCCCACGGTCTCGAGCGCCACCGACTGCCCGGCGGAGTTCCTCGCACTGAAGTCACCGGGCATCGTGTCCGGGCCATGCGGCGAGATGGAGAACGACACCTGCTCCGTGACGGGCACGCCCGCCGAAGTCTGGAGGCTGTTGGCGGGCACCAGCACCCGGATGCCCGACTTGGGATCGATGAGCTCGTTGGTCGCCGCCGGGTTGATCACCTTCGTGAAGCCCCGGGCGAGCACATGCTTCTGCCCGATCTGGCCCGCTGTCTTGAGCGTGTTCACCGGCGCGTAGCCATCCTTGCGGATGTCGAGCAGGTAGCCGGTCGCCGACTCGGTGAGCGAGAGGCTGTACGCGCCCGTCGAGCTGGTGACGCGGAGGACTCCGTTCACCGTCACGCGCGCGCCGGCGATGGGCTTGCCCAACTCGTCCACCACCGTGCCCGAGAAGACCGCCGAGAGCGCCGCGGACTCGAGCCGGGTGGACTCGGGGGTGGACACAGCGGCGGTCTCCGCCTCGCCACAGGCGAGACCGAGGAGCGAGGGCAACAACAGCAGGGCAGTGCGGTTCATGGTGGGGTTCTCCTGCAACGGGGTGCTGTCAGGAGTTGCACGGCCCATACCAAGACACGTGCGTCCGCGTTCTCCTCTGGAGCACCCGGGACGCGAGCCCGGTTTGTCGACCCGAGGGCAACAAGGAGGGCCCAGGACAGTGGCCCTCCTGGCTACGTGCACGAGTCGCTCAGGGCGTCTGGCGTTGAAACACTAGAAAATATTGCTCAGGCAGGAACGAGAGTGTCTGGGACTGGCGATAGCCCGCGGCCTCGAGTTCCTCCCGCACGCGCTCGGGCGACAGCTTGTGCACGGACGGCGGCCCCATGGAGGAATCCACGCGGAAGTCGATGATGGCCACGCGCCCTCCCGGACGTAGTTTCTCCGCCAACCGCTGGAGCCAGGCCACGCGCTCGCCCACGTGGTGATACGTATCAACGATGAGCACCAGGTCCACCGGCTCGGGCAGCTTCGCGTCCTCGGCCGAGGCCAGCACGGGCGTGAGGTTGCTCAATCCCTCGCGCTGGGCGCGCTCGCCCATGTAACGCACCATGTCGGGCTCGATGTCGACGCCGTACACCCGGCCCTGGGGCACGGCCCGCGCGAGCCGCACCGCGAAGTAGCCCGTCCCCGCGCCAATGTCCGCCACCTTCGCGTCCGCGGCGAGGCCGAGCGCCTTCACCACCTCGTCGGGCTTCTGCCACGCCTCGCGCCCGGGCTCCTCGAACCGCTGGACCCACTCCTCCGCGTTCTCGAAGCGGTGGGGCATTGCGCCGTGATGTCCTCCATGATGTCCCCCGTGGCCGTGCCGCGGTGCGGCGTCCGCGGCCGGCGCGGGAGCCTCGGACGAGGTCCGGTGCGCACAGGCTCCGGAACCCAGGAGCAGCGTGGTGCCCCAGGTGCATGCGGCGCGGCGGAAGAAGGAGCGCTTCGAGGTCATGTCGGTCTCCAGATGGGTGATCAGGGCTCGGGGAAGATGAGCAGTCCCCGCGAGGTGTCGATGACATACACAAACCCATCGCCCGGCACCCGCATCCCGATGGCCCCATCGTAGAAGCTCGTGCCCCGCTCCGGGTCCGTCTCGAGGAAGGTGTTGTAGTAGGCCACCTCGCGCGGGCGCTCCGGCACCGACACGTCCAGCACCCGCACGCCGTGCTGGTAGTGCGCCACGTACAGCCTCGAGCCCTCGAGCACCATGTTGTGGAGGGACACGTTCGCGCCCAGCGAGTACTCGCCCACCTGCACCGGATGCGCCGGGTCCGTCACGTCCAACACCCGCAGGTGCGCGCCCCAGCTCTCTCCCCCCTCGAAGGCGATGAGCCGCTCGCCGAACCGGCCCACCGCGTTGGCGTGGCTCGTGGCGTAGGGGTAGACGAACTCGCCCAGCTTCCTCGGGGCCGCCGGATCGCTCACGTCCACGATGAGGTAACCCCGGGACCAGTGATTGATGTACAGCCGCCCCTCCAGGGCCAGCGCGTCGTGGGGATAGCCTGGGAAGATGCCGGCGACCTGCGGCTCCACGTACTCACCGAGCAGCACCGGCTCCTGGGGCTGGCGGATGTCGAAGACGAGCGTCCGGGGCCGGGGGCCCGGCGACATGGCATACAGCCGGTCTCCCTCCACGAACACGGTGTGCACGTCGAGCGGCCCCTGCTCCGAGGGAACCTGCCGCACGAGCCTCGGCGTGGCGGGCTCCGAGATGTCGAAGACCATCACTCCCGAATCGGCGCTCGCCACGTAGAGCGCGTCCCCCTTCGCCCATACCCCGTTCCAGTAGTTGTCCGTCGGCAGGCTGAGGGTGCTCACCAGCACCGGGGCCACCGGGTTGCTCACGTCGAACACCGTGAGCCCCCCCTTCTCGGGTCCATTGGGCACCGACACCACATAGGCATGGCCCTGGGTGACATAGACGTCCACCGGCATGCCCTGCTCCACGAAGGACTCGGACGTGAGCCGCAGCCCCGAGGCCTCCTCCTCCCCCGCGCGCCGCGTCCACCGCTCGGCCAGGAAGGTGCCAGAGCCGTTGTATCTGCCATTGCGGCAATTGACATAGCAGCCATACAGCCGGGTGCCCTCGGCGCGGCAGCCCACCAGGGTGTTGCGCGCCGTGACGGTCGGGGAGAGGGTCCGGGTACTCGTCAGGAAGAACTCGCGCGGGCCGACGCGGCGTTCCATCGGGGGCACGCCGTGAAAGGAGTCGAGGCGGCCATCCGCCGATACGCGAAAGGCATCCGCCCCGATCGCTGGCGCCTGTGAATCGGTGCGGTACACCACGGTGTAGATGCCATCCGCCGGCACCTGGGCCAGCGACGCCACATCGCACGAGGACACATCGAAGGTCTCCGCGTCTCCACACGCCCTGCCCTGCACCGAGTACACGTTGCATGCGGCGTAGCGGCCCGTGTCCGTCCAGTCGCCTTCCCCCTGGATGTCGATGGGAGGCTTCGGGACTGGCTTCTCCCCCTCACAACCCGACACCGCCACCATCCCGGCGATCAGGACAGGGACTCTCCACTTGCGGCTCATGTACATGCGACCATCATACCGAGCCCATCCAGAGCTGGAGTCCGGGCCGGGACTCCTCGAGTCGGCGCAGGAAGGGCCCTGGGGTGACGAATCGCTCCAGCGCCAGCACTCCCCCCGGCCGGTGCCCGGCGAGCAACCACCGGGCGGCTTCGGCCGCGACGAGCGCCGTCAACTCCGCCTCGCGTCTGCCCTCGAAGGCGAACTCGCGGGTGGCGGGATGCCCGCCGAGCCGCCCCTCTGCTCGCACCAGGACGCGGCAGACATCCGAGCCCAGGCGACAGGCCCCCAGTACACGCATCACTCCCCGGCGCAGGGCGGGAACGCGCAAGAGCCACGACAACCCCACACGCGCGGCAAGACGCATCCCAGCGGTGAGCAGCGCGGAATCGAAGCACAGCCAGGTGGAGACGGAGGGAATCGAGAATGCACGCGCCACCATCCGCTGGTCCGGGAAATTGAAGCGCCAGGCCTTCCTCGTGCGTGGCAGCCCGGGGAATCGCACCACCTCGTGCTCGCGGAAGCTCCGCACCTCGTGGGGGCGTCCGTCCTGCTGGACGGTGAAGACGCGGTCGAGGTTGTCCAGCGTCCAGCCAATCGCCGCCGCGCCATGCGCGTCGCCGCCGCCCAGCATCAGGAAGAGGTCCATCCGCTCCACGTGCTCGAACCCGGCATGGGCCCGAGCCGCCAGCAGGTTCGTCAGTCCTGGAGCAACGCCCACGCCGAGCACCGCCGTGGCGCCACTGCGCCTGGCCAGGGGCTCGAGCCGCTCGAGCGCATCCAGGGACTCCTGCTTCGCCGTCACGTCGATGTAGTCCACGCCCGCGGCGAGACAGCACTCCGCGAGGTCCAACGTCTCCGGGTCCAGGCACATGACGACGAGGCCCACGCCCTTCAAGGGAGGAGGCTCACCCCGGAGCGGAAGAGAGAGCC
This window of the Cystobacter ferrugineus genome carries:
- a CDS encoding OmpA/MotB family protein, producing the protein MELTADDEVEPRSTRKPRWLLTGTLVVLGLGGWMATRSISSLVERTEQLEREAAESEARVAELQVLRDSMARRLRVLEQQQRTEAAQRVASARRQGEAGVKLARREAARGELESLLQPERERGAAFLEESEGQLRVGLADPLLFTPRGTALTPEGTELLTRVGAKLAVEGHVIQVAVYTDALPEPSSSGWELSAARAVTVTRFLAETVKLPPERLVAMGHALPPASAWMEQGPGVERTRRLELRLVPAPRSPGHDRPRG
- a CDS encoding nucleotidyltransferase family protein encodes the protein MKVIAVILAAGEARRMSHSKALIEHEGGKSFLQSLSSTFSKAGCSVLAVVGKDAEAVREQHPAVHLVENTRWNDSQFSSVKAGLDTALEEGAEVVLIHPVDMPAVRATTLKSLLKALGESTEGLRPEFEGAPGYPLLLSRATAERLRETAGEAQLEGAVRGLQLRRIPVKDPGVIVNINTPETYERLFGSAPKLAPPPKRRGKKAEVGTTQENEPASPLNAASEGLQGT
- a CDS encoding CBS domain-containing protein; translation: MPDIILYPRDTVMRALEVMHRYGVHLLPVVEERHGEVLGHVTLEELRRLGNTLPLARMTEILTARAALASEGIAAARPPRVAFVPEGQGSRSTWVH
- a CDS encoding YecA family protein — translated: MSRQKPGRNEPCPCGSGKKYKVCHAAEDRAREAAAPPPPSRHPLAGDLQAAMELLRGEDLSRVSSTLEHLGKLLAEWGPVPSLRFDAERFHAHVSRQLDELTEAVERDPAQARHMLRLSTVRELGTRAFLEKLRATLLARATTAGLSAEDRQALCLGALLASTPKDGRVRAEDRPVLDVLFNVQWREWGNQHGQKLAAGLEAQDTDLPEEAREALRKASEGEMEALVKYVESDPGLAARIAQEARERATRVEALMRQPNTPSLLAPEEQVWLTAVLWEPLSALKSPDMDAKTRSAAVVTFLGAVRKALDADKDFLTHLLERVRTRARDTTLDDAARAFFTEAAVAFEAEPVRMVLAAILTSRAEPEARSAEEQVVRADLEAKTRWTAEDLEPYRALLASMNLPAATERIHRAQEWLRAHPIELPPAGA
- a CDS encoding carboxypeptidase-like regulatory domain-containing protein — protein: MNRTALLLLPSLLGLACGEAETAAVSTPESTRLESAALSAVFSGTVVDELGKPIAGARVTVNGVLRVTSSTGAYSLSLTESATGYLLDIRKDGYAPVNTLKTAGQIGQKHVLARGFTKVINPAATNELIDPKSGIRVLVPANSLQTSAGVPVTEQVSFSISPHGPDTMPGDFSARNSAGQSVALETVGAVTLAAVDARGNTLSLIPGRTLDVRIPVPAAVGGTMPACVLNGTCRAAIWLFDPLTGLWKEQAANAQFSTSGTSLKIVGQRKGEILPGDGLGTWNADIEVTTPACTLIEFVNIPLDCYNPPPGTTPEPGIEVGFEQNTVSGTPKSKTLASGSGTSFIALTNLRASTALKLSVEFPPGAPAYCGANLTLTSTPPASATYPQYWATGGLTQFITGPQTFTGYPKNSAGNNITLADVAAGDHPCGSHLYVETHP
- a CDS encoding class I SAM-dependent methyltransferase, which encodes MTSKRSFFRRAACTWGTTLLLGSGACAHRTSSEAPAPAADAAPRHGHGGHHGGHHGAMPHRFENAEEWVQRFEEPGREAWQKPDEVVKALGLAADAKVADIGAGTGYFAVRLARAVPQGRVYGVDIEPDMVRYMGERAQREGLSNLTPVLASAEDAKLPEPVDLVLIVDTYHHVGERVAWLQRLAEKLRPGGRVAIIDFRVDSSMGPPSVHKLSPERVREELEAAGYRQSQTLSFLPEQYFLVFQRQTP
- a CDS encoding LVIVD repeat-containing protein — protein: MSRKWRVPVLIAGMVAVSGCEGEKPVPKPPIDIQGEGDWTDTGRYAACNVYSVQGRACGDAETFDVSSCDVASLAQVPADGIYTVVYRTDSQAPAIGADAFRVSADGRLDSFHGVPPMERRVGPREFFLTSTRTLSPTVTARNTLVGCRAEGTRLYGCYVNCRNGRYNGSGTFLAERWTRRAGEEEASGLRLTSESFVEQGMPVDVYVTQGHAYVVSVPNGPEKGGLTVFDVSNPVAPVLVSTLSLPTDNYWNGVWAKGDALYVASADSGVMVFDISEPATPRLVRQVPSEQGPLDVHTVFVEGDRLYAMSPGPRPRTLVFDIRQPQEPVLLGEYVEPQVAGIFPGYPHDALALEGRLYINHWSRGYLIVDVSDPAAPRKLGEFVYPYATSHANAVGRFGERLIAFEGGESWGAHLRVLDVTDPAHPVQVGEYSLGANVSLHNMVLEGSRLYVAHYQHGVRVLDVSVPERPREVAYYNTFLETDPERGTSFYDGAIGMRVPGDGFVYVIDTSRGLLIFPEP
- a CDS encoding saccharopine dehydrogenase family protein, with protein sequence MSGRSAILIVGGYGQVGREVARLLAPRFPGAVIIAGRDRAKAEALATRLGHGTRAMGLSLPLRGEPPPLKGVGLVVMCLDPETLDLAECCLAAGVDYIDVTAKQESLDALERLEPLARRSGATAVLGVGVAPGLTNLLAARAHAGFEHVERMDLFLMLGGGDAHGAAAIGWTLDNLDRVFTVQQDGRPHEVRSFREHEVVRFPGLPRTRKAWRFNFPDQRMVARAFSIPSVSTWLCFDSALLTAGMRLAARVGLSWLLRVPALRRGVMRVLGACRLGSDVCRVLVRAEGRLGGHPATREFAFEGRREAELTALVAAEAARWLLAGHRPGGVLALERFVTPGPFLRRLEESRPGLQLWMGSV